The Candidatus Brocadiaceae bacterium genome has a segment encoding these proteins:
- a CDS encoding zinc-binding alcohol dehydrogenase — protein MGETARQVVFPAKDVVAIEEVDLHEPGEGQLLIEMKRTLISTGTELAYLQGITAQIQAGKHKYPIVPGYSSAGDVIAVGPGVTDFKVGDRVCGSAKHATRIVVPARGSAHIPDGVSYEDSTFSTLGLVSMNGLRLAQPQLGEVVVVMGMGIVGQLALQFARLTGPRLLVAVDVSNERLAMIEGMGADAKINPAETDAAAALKDLTNGEMADVVLDATGSNRAFNTALEMGGERARVVAVGSTRGLVPEVDVYTHIHCKGLIVIGAHAGTSPQHATPYNKWTRERNRLLTLQLMAEGKVNAAPMVTHRFPFDDAVQGFELLVKDRTKAVGVIIEY, from the coding sequence ATGGGCGAGACAGCACGACAGGTGGTATTCCCGGCCAAGGACGTAGTGGCAATCGAGGAGGTCGATCTACACGAGCCCGGCGAGGGGCAGCTTCTCATCGAGATGAAAAGGACCCTCATCAGCACGGGCACCGAGCTGGCCTACCTGCAGGGCATCACGGCGCAGATCCAGGCCGGCAAGCACAAGTACCCGATCGTGCCGGGCTACTCGTCGGCCGGCGACGTCATTGCGGTCGGTCCGGGCGTCACGGACTTCAAGGTGGGCGACCGCGTCTGCGGCTCGGCCAAGCATGCCACGCGCATCGTCGTGCCGGCCCGGGGTAGCGCCCACATCCCGGACGGCGTGTCGTATGAGGACTCCACGTTCTCCACCCTCGGCCTGGTCAGCATGAACGGCCTGCGCCTGGCCCAGCCGCAGCTCGGCGAGGTGGTCGTCGTGATGGGCATGGGCATCGTGGGGCAGCTCGCGCTGCAGTTCGCCCGGCTCACAGGCCCGCGCCTGCTCGTGGCGGTCGACGTGAGCAACGAGCGCCTGGCCATGATCGAGGGCATGGGCGCCGACGCGAAGATCAACCCCGCCGAGACCGACGCCGCGGCCGCCCTGAAGGATCTGACGAACGGCGAGATGGCCGACGTCGTTCTGGACGCCACCGGCTCGAACCGGGCGTTCAACACGGCGCTGGAGATGGGCGGGGAGCGGGCGCGCGTCGTCGCCGTGGGCTCCACGCGCGGCCTCGTCCCAGAGGTCGACGTCTACACGCACATCCACTGCAAGGGGCTGATCGTGATCGGCGCGCACGCCGGCACAAGTCCCCAGCATGCCACGCCATACAACAAGTGGACGCGCGAGCGCAACCGCCTGCTCACCCTGCAGCTCATGGCCGAGGGCAAGGTCAACGCGGCGCCGATGGTGACCCACAGGTTCCCGTTCGACGACGCCGTCCAGGGCTTCGAGTTGCTCGTCAAGGACCGCACGAAGGCCGTGGGCGTGATCATCGAGTACTGA
- a CDS encoding TRZ/ATZ family protein, with protein MQGSDPDGPRRLTTPLDDARVLPLHAGDRVVLTGVVYTARDAAHKRMVEALAAGRQLPFDPRGQVIYYVGPSPAPPGRVIGAAGPTTSGRMDAYAPALYRAGIRATIGKGGRSPEVRRAVAECRALYLAAVGGAGALLARCIRQVEVVAYAELGPEAVRRLIVEDFPAVVVNDAHGGDLYERVREAAGEDARP; from the coding sequence ATGCAGGGATCCGATCCGGACGGCCCCCGCCGACTGACCACGCCCCTGGACGACGCCCGGGTGCTGCCCCTGCACGCCGGCGACCGCGTCGTGCTGACGGGCGTCGTGTATACCGCCCGCGACGCTGCGCACAAGCGCATGGTCGAGGCGCTCGCGGCCGGCCGGCAGTTGCCGTTCGACCCCCGGGGGCAGGTCATCTACTACGTGGGGCCGTCGCCGGCCCCGCCGGGCCGGGTCATCGGCGCCGCCGGCCCGACCACCAGCGGCCGCATGGACGCCTACGCGCCCGCCCTCTACCGCGCCGGCATCCGGGCCACCATCGGCAAGGGGGGCCGGTCCCCCGAGGTGCGCCGGGCCGTGGCCGAGTGCCGGGCGCTGTACCTGGCCGCCGTCGGCGGGGCCGGTGCCCTGCTGGCGCGCTGCATCCGGCAGGTCGAGGTGGTCGCCTACGCCGAACTCGGCCCGGAGGCCGTCCGGCGGCTGATCGTGGAGGACTTCCCGGCCGTCGTCGTCAACGACGCCCACGGCGGCGACCTCTATGAGCGGGTGCGCGAGGCTGCCGGGGAGGACGCCCGACCATGA
- a CDS encoding endonuclease III, with translation MRRARHALPPERKIGPVLDALEAAYGRPRWQGGEEPLAVLVRGILSQNTSDVNSARAFDELMGEFGTWEAVAAAPVGQVARAVRCGGLAGQKAAAIKAVLEWLGGRGGYSLEFLADLDAAQAERALTAVKGVGIKTARLTLLFGFGRPVFVVDTHVVRVSRRLRLVPERCGREKAHGLLDALVADDRKYSGHLNIIAHGRRVCHARSPQCVGCCIRPWCVHVRGDAAATGVR, from the coding sequence ATGAGGCGGGCCCGCCATGCCCTGCCGCCCGAGCGGAAGATCGGGCCCGTTCTGGATGCCCTGGAAGCGGCCTACGGCCGCCCTCGGTGGCAGGGGGGAGAGGAGCCTCTGGCCGTTCTGGTGCGGGGGATCCTGTCGCAGAACACCAGCGACGTCAACAGTGCGCGGGCGTTCGACGAGCTGATGGGCGAGTTCGGAACCTGGGAAGCGGTCGCCGCCGCCCCCGTGGGGCAGGTGGCCCGTGCCGTCCGCTGCGGGGGCCTGGCCGGGCAGAAGGCGGCGGCGATCAAGGCGGTGCTGGAGTGGCTCGGGGGCCGCGGGGGCTACTCGCTCGAGTTCCTGGCCGACCTGGACGCCGCGCAGGCCGAGCGGGCGCTGACGGCGGTCAAGGGCGTGGGCATCAAGACCGCGCGGCTGACGCTTCTGTTCGGCTTCGGCCGTCCCGTGTTCGTGGTCGACACGCACGTGGTGCGCGTCAGCCGGCGGCTCCGTCTGGTGCCCGAGCGGTGCGGGCGCGAGAAGGCGCACGGGCTGCTGGACGCGCTGGTTGCGGACGATCGCAAGTACAGCGGGCACCTGAACATCATCGCGCACGGGCGGCGGGTGTGCCATGCCCGCTCGCCGCAGTGTGTCGGCTGCTGCATCCGGCCGTGGTGCGTGCACGTGCGCGGCGACGCGGCGGCTACCGGCGTTCGATAG